A portion of the Desulfurobacterium indicum genome contains these proteins:
- a CDS encoding ABC transporter permease encodes MVKYVLKRFLHLIPLIIGMTFISFLIIKLAPGDFLTSLKMNPSISKETIEALRKSYGLDQPVIKQYFLWLWNALHFNLGYSFAYHRPVTSLIADRIANTLSLTVTAFFITWIFAVPLGIIAAFYRNKFVDRIITSVSLVGLSIPGFFVAFLLMFFAAKTGLLPIGGVVSQNYEKLSLTGKIIDRLKHMVVPLTAMVVGSISGLVRLVRGTVIDELHKDYVKLAVAKGLPKRVILFKHVLRNAMNPFITLIGFDIAGLLSGAALIEIITAWPGMGRLMFEAVMLQDFFVVMGALYIGGIMLVIGNLIADILLALNDPRIREREIEGRR; translated from the coding sequence ATGGTTAAATATGTTTTAAAGAGGTTTCTTCACCTGATACCTCTTATAATTGGAATGACATTTATTTCCTTTCTCATTATTAAGCTCGCTCCAGGTGATTTTTTAACCTCTCTTAAAATGAATCCCTCAATATCAAAAGAGACGATTGAAGCTTTGAGAAAAAGCTACGGTCTTGATCAGCCTGTTATCAAGCAGTATTTTCTGTGGCTCTGGAATGCTCTTCACTTTAATTTAGGTTACTCCTTTGCATACCACAGGCCTGTTACTTCGCTTATAGCTGATAGGATTGCTAACACGTTGTCGCTTACTGTAACAGCTTTTTTTATTACATGGATTTTTGCCGTGCCTCTTGGAATAATTGCAGCCTTTTACAGGAATAAATTTGTGGATAGGATTATAACTTCAGTGTCTCTTGTGGGGCTTTCAATTCCCGGTTTTTTTGTTGCATTTCTTCTTATGTTTTTTGCAGCGAAAACGGGGCTTCTTCCGATTGGCGGTGTAGTTTCTCAAAATTATGAGAAGTTGAGCTTGACGGGAAAGATAATTGATAGATTAAAGCACATGGTTGTTCCGCTTACTGCGATGGTTGTTGGTAGTATTTCGGGTCTTGTTCGTCTGGTTAGAGGGACAGTTATTGATGAACTTCATAAAGATTATGTCAAACTTGCTGTTGCAAAGGGTCTTCCAAAGAGGGTAATTCTTTTTAAGCATGTTTTAAGGAATGCAATGAATCCGTTTATAACACTTATAGGTTTTGATATAGCAGGATTGTTGTCTGGAGCTGCTTTAATTGAGATAATCACCGCATGGCCGGGAATGGGAAGATTGATGTTTGAAGCTGTTATGTTGCAGGATTTTTTTGTCGTTATGGGTGCTTTATATATAGGAGGAATAATGCTTGTTATAGGTAATCTTATCGCTGATATTTTACTTGCCCTTAACGATCCACGAATCAGGGAGAGAGAGATAGAGGGCAGAAGGTGA
- a CDS encoding ABC transporter permease — translation MRSFLIELYKKHKTGFIAFVFLLILYFVAVFADFIAPYPYDIQFRHNPYQPPTPIHFFDSEGHFHLRPFVYGHKLVDPVFKIYTTCWNETYPVEFFVKGEPHYLFGFIKTDIHLFGVKSPGKIFLLGTDGVGRDIFSRLIYGTRISLTIGLIGVAISFSLGLIIGSIAGYYGGLIDTVTMRIVELLMVFPYFYLLLALRSMFPVDMPSITVFFIIIAILSLLGWTGLARVVRGMALSIRENDFVKAAKVMGASSFYIVRKHVIPNTLSYIVVAATLSIPGYILGESALSLIGLGVQEPYPSWGNMLAEAQNITKLSSFPWLLTPGIAIFLVIIAFNLFGDGLRDYFDVKLQK, via the coding sequence GTGAGGAGCTTTTTAATAGAACTTTATAAAAAACACAAAACTGGATTTATTGCTTTTGTTTTTTTGCTTATTCTATATTTTGTTGCTGTTTTTGCCGATTTTATAGCTCCCTATCCCTACGACATTCAGTTTAGGCACAATCCGTATCAGCCTCCAACGCCCATTCATTTTTTTGACAGCGAAGGACATTTTCATTTGAGACCTTTTGTTTACGGTCATAAATTGGTAGATCCCGTTTTTAAGATCTATACAACCTGCTGGAATGAGACCTATCCAGTTGAGTTTTTTGTTAAGGGTGAACCCCATTATCTTTTCGGTTTTATAAAGACAGATATTCATCTTTTCGGGGTTAAATCTCCAGGTAAGATTTTTCTTCTTGGGACGGACGGTGTGGGAAGGGATATTTTTTCCCGGCTTATCTACGGAACGAGAATTTCTCTCACTATAGGTTTGATCGGTGTTGCTATCTCTTTTTCTTTAGGACTGATAATAGGTTCCATAGCAGGCTATTACGGTGGTCTGATTGATACCGTTACGATGCGGATAGTGGAGCTTTTGATGGTCTTTCCCTATTTTTATCTTTTACTTGCTTTGCGTTCTATGTTTCCTGTTGATATGCCGAGTATTACTGTTTTTTTCATAATTATTGCAATTTTATCCCTTCTTGGATGGACGGGGCTTGCCCGGGTTGTTAGGGGGATGGCACTTTCTATAAGAGAAAATGATTTTGTAAAAGCGGCAAAGGTGATGGGGGCAAGTAGTTTTTACATTGTAAGAAAGCATGTAATTCCGAATACTCTTTCTTACATTGTTGTTGCTGCTACCCTGTCTATTCCTGGTTACATTTTAGGAGAATCTGCGCTGAGTTTGATCGGTCTGGGAGTTCAGGAACCTTACCCTTCCTGGGGTAATATGCTTGCGGAGGCTCAAAATATAACAAAACTTTCATCTTTCCCCTGGCTTCTCACTCCGGGTATTGCCATATTTTTAGTCATAATTGCTTTTAATCTTTTTGGCGATGGTTTGAGAGATTATTTTGATGTAAAACTACAAAAATAG
- a CDS encoding C-GCAxxG-C-C family protein, which yields MSNKRREFIVKSLIGTAGLVVGGLSGAAAAGSKKMEPPYPYKSIDPDMIAEKAYGYYLKGHCAYGVFASILDTLKESVGGPYLGIPGELFEFGRGGINGWGTICGTLNGAAAIISISCKGWKKVIDALYRWYEETPLPMYYPKHPAKYKGVFAASVATSPLCHISVMKWIEKTGFAYDSKARSERCARLTADVAKKTVELLNAYHKGTFKPVSAPGIYKTKMDCMTCHNMKVGSR from the coding sequence ATGAGTAACAAAAGAAGAGAATTCATTGTAAAAAGCCTTATCGGAACTGCTGGTCTTGTCGTTGGTGGTCTTTCCGGTGCAGCAGCAGCGGGATCTAAGAAAATGGAACCACCTTATCCTTATAAGTCTATCGATCCTGACATGATTGCTGAAAAAGCTTACGGATATTATTTAAAGGGACACTGTGCTTACGGTGTTTTTGCTTCTATTCTTGATACTCTTAAGGAAAGTGTTGGCGGTCCTTATCTTGGTATTCCAGGAGAGCTTTTTGAATTTGGAAGGGGCGGAATCAACGGTTGGGGAACAATCTGCGGAACTTTAAATGGAGCAGCAGCCATTATATCTATCTCCTGTAAAGGTTGGAAAAAGGTAATTGATGCTCTATATAGATGGTATGAGGAAACACCTCTTCCTATGTATTATCCAAAACATCCTGCTAAATATAAAGGTGTTTTTGCAGCAAGTGTTGCAACATCACCCCTCTGTCACATTTCCGTTATGAAATGGATAGAAAAAACAGGTTTTGCCTATGATAGTAAGGCGCGATCTGAAAGATGTGCAAGACTTACAGCAGATGTTGCTAAAAAGACTGTTGAACTTCTCAATGCTTACCATAAAGGGACATTTAAGCCTGTAAGTGCTCCTGGTATTTACAAGACAAAAATGGATTGTATGACATGTCATAACATGAAGGTGGGAAGCAGGTGA
- a CDS encoding RNA chaperone Hfq, whose amino-acid sequence MRRHKTLEELQLELIELLEEKGEFRGSVSEFMELLDVRQEVVIPLLNSLKASGDINYEINGEEIIIRPASFATIPAVLTEEQEKEISKKLKEGYKLIASSTLGGVQSRTLRNIINKRIIIFFRNGSKVEGKLKGFDRYVLRINSFMGKMIVYKHAITTIIYKP is encoded by the coding sequence ATGAGAAGACACAAAACACTGGAAGAATTACAACTTGAACTAATAGAATTACTTGAAGAGAAAGGTGAATTTAGAGGCTCCGTTTCAGAATTTATGGAGTTACTGGACGTTAGGCAGGAAGTCGTTATTCCCCTGTTAAACAGCCTAAAAGCGTCAGGTGATATAAACTATGAAATAAACGGTGAAGAAATAATAATCAGACCTGCTTCCTTTGCTACCATTCCTGCCGTGCTTACAGAAGAACAGGAAAAAGAAATCAGCAAAAAACTTAAAGAAGGTTATAAACTTATCGCTTCATCAACCCTTGGCGGTGTTCAGAGCAGAACACTCAGAAACATCATAAATAAAAGAATTATCATATTTTTTAGAAATGGCTCAAAAGTCGAAGGGAAACTCAAAGGATTTGATAGGTATGTTCTCAGAATCAACTCATTCATGGGAAAAATGATCGTTTACAAACACGCAATCACAACAATAATATACAAGCCGTAG
- a CDS encoding RNA chaperone Hfq, producing the protein MSAVAKHEMVKNWIRQYLKEFGEYTGTFEELANLTKTSSYLVKKAINELEEEGFLTAESKRGKGLTLKLKDKESEEITVQKKTTEETEPKKEEEIKQEKKKRKISLQDEVLSSLLGKDITVFLVSGTRLEGKLLDFDNFTLSMTAPKGRSLVYKHAIATIIYG; encoded by the coding sequence ATGTCCGCCGTTGCCAAACATGAAATGGTAAAAAACTGGATTCGGCAGTATTTAAAAGAATTCGGCGAATATACAGGAACATTTGAAGAGCTCGCAAATCTGACAAAAACAAGTAGCTATCTTGTAAAAAAAGCAATAAACGAGCTGGAAGAAGAAGGCTTCTTAACGGCCGAATCTAAAAGAGGAAAGGGATTAACCCTGAAACTCAAAGATAAAGAAAGTGAAGAAATAACAGTTCAGAAAAAAACAACTGAAGAAACTGAACCCAAAAAGGAAGAAGAGATTAAACAAGAGAAGAAAAAAAGAAAAATATCTCTTCAGGATGAAGTTCTTTCATCTCTTTTAGGAAAAGATATAACTGTATTTTTGGTAAGTGGCACCAGACTTGAAGGAAAACTTTTAGATTTTGATAACTTCACACTGTCAATGACTGCTCCAAAAGGAAGATCCTTAGTTTACAAACACGCAATAGCAACGATAATTTATGGATGA